The Juglans regia cultivar Chandler chromosome 1, Walnut 2.0, whole genome shotgun sequence nucleotide sequence ATAATTAAACAACAGCTCCATGTATTAGAAACCGACAGAAGCATTACAAGATTAAGTGGTCTACACGCATTCCTGCAGAAACTTTAAAGTTCACTTACCTCATAGCCTATTCCTTCTATCCATCCCATGGTATTGATCACCATGCCTGCAGCACGAGATTCAGCATTGCCAGAAAACTGTCTCTCCAGCATTCTAGCAAGCTCCTTCACAAGAACTTTGTACAACTCTACATTGTTACTGCAAAGAAAATTGTTTTGACAAGTGTTACTGCAAAGAAGATAATATTTATAGATCTGATAAATCTGAATATTCTCAAAACCAGTCAACCCATACAAAAATGGCCATGCAATAGTTATTAGTATGTGGAAACCAACCGAGGATTGATCTAATAGGCAGATAACCAACAGAGAAAACAGATTTTGATTACCTAGGAGTTGCGTGCCCAAAGAAGTACACAAGGGGCATATCAAGAGGAACTCCTTCCACTGGATCAATAGGTAGTTCAATTGGGGTGGCTGCAATGCATCCAGGAATCGTTATTGATCCTTGGCCAATATCCAAATCCACAAAAGTAGGTTTCCAGCCCTGTTTAGCAGCCCAACTAAGAAGCATCCTTGACAAGGTACTCTTGCCAGAATCTGTCGGTCCCACAACAATCACCCTGGGTCCCTGGACCACTCAAaagtagtatattttttttatcagtaaataacaCTCAAAAGTAGTATATTGACATACTAATAAGTTAGTAAAGTTGATTTTGATGAGATGGTACGTTGATCTTCTCTGTCTCTTTTCTGGtccctccctcccttcctctTTCCCTCCTTAAATTacattggaggaagagagagatttGGAAATGTCACAAATTAAGTATGCCAACAGATAATAATGAAAAGTTTTGTCTGCGAGTGCCGACAATCGAAAAAAATACCTGAGAGTCATTGGATGATGATGCTTTTGCACGGTTTCTTCGTCCTTCCAGTATGGCATGAACATTTACATAACTAACCATGGGTGTCTAATAATCAAGGATAGCAATACTATTATCAGTAATCCAAAATAGTAAAGTGatctaatttttatatgacaagaaaaatattattttcacaaactagaaaaaacaaatcaaacaataaaaacatgCAGAGCACGAGCACATACCTCATCTGCAGTATAATCAAGTTCTGTAGTGCCATCCATTTCAACTGTGGCTCCATACCAAGTAAAAACCTGACATTTAAAACTTAACTTTGAGTTTTGCTCAACAAAATGCAGGAAAGCATATGACctcagaataaaataaaaagattcttATTAATCTCCTACTATGGGAACTGACAAAAATTTTTTGTAACAACCAAACATTCAATAATTTTCACGGGAACCATATCAGGTACTGATATGATGGCCTTTATAGACATCTGGGTGTACGGAACCATAAGCATGCAGGGTCATCGACTAGCATAAAAAAACAGCACGCTTTAGAATGTTAACAATCATCATAAGAATGCCCAAATCAATTTGCAATTGAACAAAACGCAAAGCAATGAACGTTATTGAAGCATTCTCAAAGCTAATTTCGCTGAAAACCAATTTGCAAGCTTGAAGCATTCTTCTCGTACTATAATTGATAACAAAAACGTAAACCATCAGCTATTGGCGTAAACTGTTGGTTTAAGAGAGTGAAAATGCTGCAAAATTAACGGAAGCTTACGGCGAATTTGAGCCTGGGAGGGAAGTTAAGCCATATTTCCGGGGGGAGCTCGGTGCCGAAGATCTCAGCCGTGCCAGTGAGAAGTCGGAGCCTGAGAGATGTGTCGTTAGGAACCTCAATCCTCAGCTCACTCTCTCTGTCCAATTTCACCTGCCTAACATTCGACGCCGATGCTGAAACGGCAGTCGATGGCGCCCCCATGGTTGCGGCACTAAACGCCATGACTTCTTTTCCTACTGTGTTTGGATTTTCTGGCTTTACATAGAGGTTCCGGGAAGTGGAGCCTAGGGGAGAGTAAAAGACTCGGGTGTGATCGATGCGGGTTTCATTACCGACGCGTATCGCTACAATAATCGAGGAATCGGTAAGTGATTCTGAGGGTTTAGGGTTTACTGCCTTAAATCATAAACGGTAACTCCATTTCTTTCGCATCGATATTTTCGTCTTAACAAAGTTTTTCAGTGATGCCTATTAGCTATTCACAAGACACGAGGGATGTTGCTATAGTCTTTGTTACGTCGGGATGGACTTATGCAGATCCTTTGGAACGTCAGTCCGAACTAGTTCCGTTTGAGTTATGACGacattaaggttgcgtttggatgttgaagtgagttgagttgagttgagttgagataataaaatattgttagaatattattttttattattattattattttaggatttaaaaaagttgaattgtttattatattttgtattgagatttgaaaaagttgtaatgatgagttgagatgagttgagatgatttttggttCCCAACGAAGCCTAAAATTGTAAAGGCGGAAGAACACTATTTTAACAACTACCGTCTTAAAAGGTCGACACattactctctctcttctctctctctctctttttcttttttttttctttttttttttatgtcaaaacAGATCCATTGATACACAAAGGTTACAAATGGTTATCAGTCCATATAACCTGGTGAATAAAATCAGGGAATGGATCCCACCACACATTGATATCTTTTACATTCTAAGCATATCTAGCAAGTCTATGAGCTGCTACATTACAATTTCTACTCAGATGTTGAATACTGTAACTCAAGAATCTCTGCATCAGCTCCTGTATATCCTTAATGATATTGCCCATCAATGATCTCGAAACACCATTCTCTTGAATCTCTTGGACCATTAGAAGGGAGTCACTTTCTATTATGATCTCATTGATTCCCAATAGAAGaatgtctcgtttattttcacaactcctctcaacttatctcatataatcattacaaaattttcaaatttgcatacaaaataaaataaaaaattcaacttttttaaatctcaaaataaaaataatattaaaaatatatattctaataatattttattcaacttttaactttaatctcaactcatctcatctgcgaaaacaaacgaagctTTAGTTGCTTAAAGTTGCAAACCTCAAAGAATAACTAGCAATTCAATCTCTGATGGCTCAGCaactgcattttcttttttgatagcTGCCGTTATAACTTGCCTTTGGCTATTTCGAATAATGATTTCAACTCCTGCATATTGTTGGTCATGGAACAGAACACCATCCACATTTTACTTCACAGCATTTTGTGGTGGTGGTTTCCATTTACAACTTTTTCCTCACACTACACAGATCATCTCTCTTAAATGCCTTCCAAGATTTCTACATAGATAGGGCTTGATTAATAGCAGTTTTTGTTTCCAAGAATTTGCCTTCAAAGGCCATTTGATTTCTTCTAAACCAGCAGCTCCaagcaaaaagaaaacttttccAGCTCTTCCTTGTTCCCCCTCTCACTTACCTGTCGAGCAATATCCACAAAGACTTGGTTAGGCTCAGTGCTATAAGAAACATTTAAATGTTTAGTCCAGCTTTCCTTCAAAGTTGAACATTGATTCAAGGCATGTTTAGTATCCTCCTCTGCCCCAAAGCAAAACTGACAGTTAGCTTCCTCTATAACTTTCCTCTTCTTCAAATTGTATCCTGTAGGTAGTCGATCCATACATGCTCTCCATTCAATAATCCTCACCTTGTTTGGGACTTTCAGTCTCCAAATGTCCCTCCACATTCGTTTCTGTTGATCAACATTAGATGTTTCCCCTCCATCAGTTGCCATTTTCCTGTGGTTATTTATCAATTCATCCACTTTAGCTTCACTGTCTCTAATCTTCTCCTCCATTATAACCAGGAATTCAGAAGTCATTCTAGATTTGGATTGATTTTCCATTCCCCACTCTCCATCTGCAACCGTCTGCCATCTTGTCTTTCACTTCCCATATACCTTTCCAAATATAGGAGGGATTGTGGCCCAACTTGGCTTCTAGGAAAATGTTATGTGGAAAGTATCTAGCTTTAAAAGCTTTAAGGAGAGGCTATTTTCATTTTGCATTAACCTCCAACCCTGCTTTGTTAATAAAGCTTCATTAAATGTTCTGAGATCCTTGAAACTCATTCCACCCTCATGTTTAGGAGCACACATTCTATTCCAACTCACTCAATGGATTTTCCTTTCCTCTTGTTTtttaccccaccaaaatttgGTCATTATCTGCTCTAATTCAGTACACAAAGATCCTGGTAATTTGAAACAACTTATAAAAATCCAACGTACTTTTGATTTTCCTGGTAATTTGACACATTACTTTTGATTGTGTTTGGaagctttttttcttaataatctAACATAATTCTATATGtttcaaacatgaaaataaaatcaacagggaataaaaagaaaatgaaaacttaagcccttgtttggattcaaaactcatctcaattcatctcatctcatctcatcattatagccttctcaaatttctatataaaatataataaataattcaactttttcaaattctaagataataataatattaaaatcatctcaacttatcttaaatcaatgagaaaactttttttttttttttaatttaagtttcAAGATAATTTCTCTAAAGTCTGGACTAAACAAATCAATATTTGATagaatattcataaaaataatggtATTATAATAGGACATATTCGCaccatataaaataacattcaCGGAAATAATGGCATATCATTCTTGCATATTAACTCAAGAAAATGTCTAATGTTTGATATAATGAAACTCAAAGATAAAAcgctaattaaaaaaaaaaaaaaaactcaaagataaatgataggttaataaataaattcgtaaaagtaaaaaattataaatattaggttatgttattttataaaaatatttacaatttaagtattaggaaaatgatatttttagtattagaGTTAGGATATACAAGTCTcgcactcttttttttttaaaaaaaaaattgataagtgggagattcatattaaaaactaattcttaataatagattttattttttttaaaaatgagtgcaagaaaattaaatatcctaaaattatatttagtattattcacaataaattatatagatttataaattaattgaataattCTGGGTGCGATCCAAAATAAGACCTCCCCATGTGCGACTAAATGAAACGGTAagttctaattaatttaaacgTTGCCGTTTCAATACCTCCCCCAAACCCCTGCTAGGTCTCGTCTCCCCCTAaccccccctcccaaaaaaaaaatgagctgaCCCTCCCTCTCTTGTTTTCTTTAAGCTTAGTACATTTATATGAATCAGCTGTTGGCATAGTAGTACTACTGGAACCATTTTAACACCTCTGAATTAGGAATAATCGAAATCTATAGCATTGATAAAAGGGATGTGCAagtggtctctctctctctctcaaatctggTATTTATTATTTCTGATTTTGATTTAAGAGGGTAAATTTTGTTGTTAAAatcctttttgtatttgattttgatttaagagggtatttcttcttttttattttgatttctcGTTAAATTTTCTCTCATCTGGTATTGTAACGTTAAACTCTAGGTATATGAATATCTTCGCTGCCTTTTGAGAGAACCAAGTAGCTCTTGAAAGTGTGATGGCACTTGTGTTCCATCGCAGCCATATAGAGAAGATGAATTGCTTTTTCATTGAGGATAAAGAAGAGCATGACTGCAAGAACAACATACAAACCCAACAAATTAAAGCAACAACGTTGAtaagcaaattaaaataataaaaacataaattaaaataataaaaacatgagGATCAGGAAGAGCATGATTGCAAGaacaacaaattaaagcaaCAACAATATTTTAGCATACAAAATAACAGCAAAGTGTAGCGGTGCATTACATgaacattttgcatgaacatttatgttggtctaagatgaatatatatgtCAATCGTATTAGTggtaggtgcattacatgcaaaAAGGCTAAATTTAAGCTTTTGTCACATGAGTTGTATATACCCTTACCTATTcttagtgagtcatgtgtagacatatctatggactttatTTTGGGGCTgactaggaaagaaaggagtagagattctatttttgtggttatggatggatttatagagtttgcatataacatgaTCATGCATACTATcactttatattctcattttgaaattgtttatagacttaatctatttactcttttagatttaacgcatttatctgttgacaacaggagtagtttggattgattttttcaaattattgaacaaattaatgataatattactaatatttttccatttgatCCAGGtagagattcgaggtcgaatccttttgaggagaggaggaatgctgagaaccaaggtgggcctagtcttaaagatatgttactAGTTTCAGATGGGCCAGTTCAAAgacttaaatgatgaagattcagttttgatttatttgataagcaatggaaagggcaacaacatgacttaaagactttgggcacttgaagattttcaatttatttaattcatttaaaagacttattttattagtttagaataattgagtttattatatgGAAAGCACTTAAGAGGGCATATGCAAGGGTATGctgagaaaattattattttattgaactaggattagggttactgtagcgccgtactgtagccgcatcactgttcactcaggggtagttttggaagatgaggtaTTATTNNNNNNNNNNNNNNNNNNNNNNNNNNNNNNNNNNNNNNNNNNNNNNNNNNNNNNNNNNNNNNNNNNNNNNNNNNNNNNNNNNNNNNNNNNNNNNNNNNNNNNNNNNNNNNNNNNNNNNNNNNNNNNNNNNNNNNNNNNNNNNNNNNNNNNNNNNNNNNNNNNNNNNNNNNNNNNNNNNNNNNNNNNNNNNNNNNNNNNNNNNNNNNNNNNNNNNNNNNNNNNNNNNNNNNNNNNNNNNNNNNNNNNNNNNNNNNNNNNNNNNNNNNNNNNNNNNNNNNNNNNNNNNNNNNNNNNNNNNNNNNNNNNNNNNNNNNNNNNNNNNNNNNNNNNNNNNNNNNNNNNNNNNNNNNNNNNNNNNNNNNNNNNNNNNNNNNNNNNNNNNNNNNNNNNNNNNNNNNNNNNNNNNNNNNNNNNNNNNNNNNNNNNNNNNNNNNNNNNNNNNNNNNNNNNNNNNNNNNNNNNNNNNNNNNNNNNNNNNNNNNNNNNNNNNNNNNNNNNNNNNNNNNNNNNNNNNNNNNNNNNNNNNNNNNNNNNNNNNNNNNNNNNNNNNNNNNNNNNNNNNNNNNNNNNNNNNNNNNNNNNNNNNNNNNNNNNNNNNNNNNNNNNNNNNNNNNNNNNNNNNNNNNNNNNNNNNNNNNNNNNNNNNNNNNNNNNNNNNNNNNNNNNNNNNNNNNNNNNNNNNNNNNNNNNNNNNNNNNNNNNNNNNNNNNNNNNNNNNNNNNNNNNNNNNNNNNNNNNNNNNNNNNNNNNNNNNNNNNNNNNNNNNNNNNNNNNNNNNNNNNNNNNNNNNNNNNNNNNNNNNNNNNNNNNNNNNNNNNNNNNNNNNNNNNNNNNNNNNNNNNNNNNNNNNNNNNNNNNNNNNNNNNNNNNNNNNNNNNNNNNNNNNNNNNNNNNNNNNNNNNNNNNNNNNNNNNNNNNNNNNNNNNNNNNNNNNNNNNNNNNNNNNNNNNNNNNNNNNNNNNNNNNNNNNNNNNNNNNNNNNNNNNNNNNNNNNNNNNNNTTggctagagttttaattaggttttggtttaaatactttttgtagccacattttaatcagtttataaaatttggtgaatttattcattgtgagttgagttttactcatcttgttcttaattgaacttttgaacttatcaaaggtaaatcacaacctttgttgcgttcctcatttgtaatctgggttcttgagacgggttcttcaacgggtttagattttaatataatctagattcttgaaatgaattctcatcgagtctaggttctccatccattgactttattttaactttcctagttagttttcaaattgactgtgggtttaagggatttcattcccgcgggttcatatcagtggCTGTGGCGGCTCGTGTAGGTCACGGGCAGCCTTTAGAGTGGAAAGGAGGCTCAAATTCGAAGGATCCAAAGCCCCTAATGTCGGGGGGCTGCGCGTGTAAACAGATGCAACTCCAGGACATGATGGCGCATAGATGAAGCGCACGACATAGGTCGAGCATGCGTCAAATGCGTTGAACAAAAGAGTGGAAGTCTTCCGCGAACTAAAAGATCGGCGACTGGGGATGCAGAAAAGACGGCACGTGCTGGTCGGAGAACGCCGAAAAGTAGTAGATCGGCTTGTTTCGTCTATGTGGAGAAAAACATAAGACAAAaccagaaagaaagaaaaaagaaaaaaagaaaaaaaaaagtttggtggtgggatgagacacaaaattctcatctcatcattacaccatataaaatataataaacaattcaactttttcaaatctcaattcaacttttttaaatctcaatacaataataatatttaaatataatattttaaatattaaaataaaatataaaattttcatctcacccatCAAACCTGCTCTAAAGTTGGCTAGCGGAGGAGGTGGGTAAACGGGTTGGAATCCTGGCGACGGCGGAgagggttttttatttttttgtttctcgcCTGGGTAGAGAGACAAACGGAAATTTTAATAATTCCCTCAGCAGTGCTCAAATTAATTTTACCGAACATTTTTACGCGGTTTCGAAGTCCTCCCCTGGAAATTTCCAAGCAACTTCGAGATGAAAttagtcttttttattttttacttttcttttattttttattggttaatGAAAAGGTGAGCCGTCAACTCGCATGATTCTTCCAGGAATTGCTTGGGAAATAGGTGAGAATGAGTACGGCAACTTCCGcgcgtcttcttcttctttttacatgtattttttccAGGTTCCTtcttatttattgtatatatatatatatatataaggcgACTAAACTCACCGGAACCAAACCAGTCTCACTGCCAAACCATCCGCCATTTGCTTCCTTCATCTGCTGCTGCCGCTGATTCTCAAAAGAAACTTTTGCCGCCTTGCAAAATGTCGCCCAATGGTCGCAGCAAACATACTCTTCCCCTTCATTGCAACAGGTGCAACACCAATGGCAGCGAGGAAGACCTCAGGCTTCTGATCCCCCAACTAGCTTCTCTGAACCTCACAATTAGCTGCCTGGGCACAATGTACCGCGCATATGGCAACAACGACAGACCCATCATGGCTTTTGTAATCTTTGTTTACTTTGCCTATTTTTGGTCGGGTCACTGTCACACTAAGCTTAACAAGTTGCCTCCGAGCGATAACTCgtttaagaaaaaattcttGCAATTCAACATTTGGTTCTTCGCGAGCGCCATCTTGTTCGGCTTTGCTTGTGAATTCGGCACGTTTCTTGGCTGGGCTGCAACCTTGTTTCTCTTTGGCGTCGCAATTGCGGGCAGCTCTTTGCTCTTCTATGTCTACTTCATCTGTGATGACAAAACATCGCCTCAGCTTTCTCGCCCTGGGAAGAAAGTCAGTGACGATGGAAACAAGGATATGCCACCCATTTGAAAAAATGTCAAGGAAACAATGGCAAAAATCCTCGTTCCCCACCTAATAACTACTACCGTCGTAAAATAACGTTATTGGTCTTCGAGTGTGTGTAGAATTTCATTGTTGTACCAGAGACCATTTTGTGGACAATCCCAagtttgtataaataattatgaattagtTGAAGAGATGTGC carries:
- the LOC108992823 gene encoding protein CLP1 homolog, with the translated sequence MAFSAATMGAPSTAVSASASNVRQVKLDRESELRIEVPNDTSLRLRLLTGTAEIFGTELPPEIWLNFPPRLKFAVFTWYGATVEMDGTTELDYTADETPMVSYVNVHAILEGRRNRAKASSSNDSQGPRVIVVGPTDSGKSTLSRMLLSWAAKQGWKPTFVDLDIGQGSITIPGCIAATPIELPIDPVEGVPLDMPLVYFFGHATPSNNVELYKVLVKELARMLERQFSGNAESRAAGMVINTMGWIEGIGYELLLHAIDTFNANVVLVLGQEKLWSMLRDVLKNKPNVDVVKLQKSGGVVSRNAKVRQKARSCRIKEYFYGLVNDLSPHSNIANFSDLAVYRIGGGPQAPRSALPIGAEPVADPTRLVPVSINQDLLHVVLAVSFAKEPDEIISSNVAGFIYITDVDIQRKKITYLAPSAGELPSKYLLVGSLTWLET